A stretch of Thermomicrobiales bacterium DNA encodes these proteins:
- the dnaJ gene encoding molecular chaperone DnaJ has translation MEQKRDYYEVLEVSRTASSDDIKKAYRRLARKYHPDINKDADAEERFKEINEANEVLSDADRRAAYDRYGHAAFAGGNAGASGDPFGFGGSPFGDLFETFFSGGGSTGRRQRQVPRGGDIKATISLAFEEAVFGAEKEIEVNRYEPCDDCHGTRMRDGATPQTCPQCSGSGEVRRVQNTILGQFMTATTCDRCGGEGVVVTDPCPTCRGRGRLSKARKIVVTVPPGVDEQSTLRLSGQGEQIRDGVPGNLFVTLRVKPHPTLGRNGKQILFDLPVTVAQATLGDEIDIPSVDGDVAFVVPTGTQPGQQFRLRGKGVPDVRGGDRGDQIVTVHVVIPRDLTPEQRSLFEQLDAELGRDVEMPKEKGFFARMKDALGV, from the coding sequence ATGGAGCAGAAGCGCGACTATTACGAAGTGCTGGAGGTCTCTCGCACTGCGTCCAGCGACGATATCAAGAAGGCGTATCGCCGTCTTGCCCGCAAATATCATCCAGATATCAACAAGGATGCGGACGCCGAGGAGCGATTCAAGGAAATCAACGAGGCCAATGAGGTCCTGAGCGACGCGGATCGCCGCGCCGCCTATGATCGCTATGGCCACGCAGCGTTTGCCGGGGGCAACGCTGGTGCATCCGGCGATCCATTCGGCTTCGGCGGGTCACCATTTGGCGACCTGTTCGAGACCTTCTTCAGCGGCGGTGGATCAACCGGACGCCGTCAGCGACAGGTGCCGCGCGGCGGCGATATCAAGGCGACGATCTCGCTCGCGTTCGAAGAGGCCGTCTTCGGCGCTGAGAAGGAGATCGAGGTCAATCGCTACGAGCCGTGCGACGACTGCCACGGCACGCGGATGCGCGACGGCGCGACGCCGCAGACCTGTCCGCAGTGCAGCGGTTCTGGTGAAGTTCGGCGTGTCCAGAACACGATCCTGGGCCAGTTCATGACGGCGACGACCTGCGATCGCTGCGGCGGCGAGGGCGTCGTGGTCACTGACCCATGTCCGACGTGTCGTGGACGTGGTCGCCTCTCGAAGGCACGCAAGATCGTCGTGACGGTGCCACCCGGCGTCGATGAGCAATCGACGCTGCGGCTGAGCGGTCAGGGCGAGCAGATTCGCGATGGCGTGCCGGGCAACCTGTTCGTCACGCTGCGCGTGAAGCCGCACCCGACGCTAGGACGCAACGGCAAGCAGATTCTATTCGATCTGCCAGTCACGGTCGCGCAGGCAACGCTTGGCGACGAGATCGACATCCCGTCGGTTGACGGCGATGTTGCGTTCGTGGTGCCGACCGGCACGCAGCCGGGCCAGCAGTTCCGATTGCGCGGTAAAGGCGTGCCTGATGTCCGCGGTGGGGATCGGGGTGATCAGATCGTCACCGTCCACGTCGTCATCCCGCGCGACCTGACGCCTGAGCAGCGATCGCTGTTTGAGCAGCTCGATGCCGAGCTGGGCCGCGATGTGGAGATGCCGAAGGAAAAGGGCTTTTTCGCCCGGATGAAGGACGCGCTCGGCGTCTAG
- a CDS encoding ribose-phosphate pyrophosphokinase — translation MDGRLQVFAGNGNRALAERIMGELESSLGRATVDSWRNGETRVKLEENVRGSDVFVIQSLSNPVNHHLVELLIMIDAIRRASASRVTAVIPYYAYARQEKKTSGREPISAKMVANLLVTAGVDRVLTLDLHAPAIEGFFDIPVDHLRATPLLASYFRRLDPDGIVAVSPDSGGVGRAQEFRLRAGGGLAIIAKNRPAPDDTEVIEMVGDVEGKTAVLVDDMISTGSTLVQAAEMLKQRGAAAVHAAAVHPVFAGDAMRIINDSPIERVIVTDSLPLPDGPCSSKVEVLTVAPLLAEAIMRIHKDLSISALFS, via the coding sequence ATGGACGGACGGCTGCAGGTCTTCGCGGGGAATGGCAATCGCGCGCTCGCTGAGCGCATTATGGGCGAGCTCGAATCGTCGCTGGGCCGCGCAACAGTCGATTCCTGGCGCAACGGCGAGACACGCGTCAAGCTGGAGGAGAACGTCCGCGGGTCGGATGTCTTCGTCATCCAGTCGCTGTCGAATCCGGTCAATCACCATCTGGTCGAGCTGCTGATCATGATCGACGCGATTCGCCGTGCGTCGGCGTCGCGCGTCACTGCGGTCATCCCCTACTACGCCTACGCCCGGCAGGAGAAGAAGACGAGTGGTCGCGAGCCGATCAGCGCCAAGATGGTGGCGAATCTGCTGGTGACCGCCGGAGTCGATCGTGTGCTGACACTCGACCTGCATGCGCCCGCGATCGAGGGGTTCTTCGACATCCCGGTCGATCATCTGCGAGCCACGCCGCTGCTGGCCTCCTACTTTCGCCGCCTCGATCCGGACGGCATCGTCGCAGTCAGCCCGGACTCCGGCGGCGTCGGGCGAGCGCAGGAGTTCCGCCTGCGGGCCGGTGGCGGGCTGGCAATCATCGCCAAGAATCGCCCGGCGCCGGACGACACCGAGGTGATCGAGATGGTCGGCGATGTCGAGGGCAAGACGGCGGTGCTGGTCGACGACATGATCTCGACCGGCAGTACGCTGGTGCAGGCTGCCGAGATGCTGAAGCAGCGCGGCGCTGCCGCTGTGCATGCCGCCGCGGTGCATCCGGTGTTCGCTGGCGATGCGATGCGGATCATCAATGACTCGCCGATCGAGCGTGTGATTGTCACCGATTCGTTGCCGCTGCCGGATGGGCCATGCAGCTCGAAGGTCGAGGTATTGACGGTCGCGCCGCTGCTGGCCGAAGCCATCATGCGCATCCACAAGGATCTATCCATTAGCGCGTTGTTCAGCTGA
- a CDS encoding acyl-CoA dehydrogenase family protein has product MDFRLTDEQIQVRDMVREFAESEVAPYIQQWEATGEFHPEVLQKMGELGILGLPIPERYGGGGFDYVSFALACEELERVDTFLRVIMSVHVGLNSLAMHQWATEEQKMRWLKPQAEGTKYATFGLTEPGAGSDAGNIASTAVRDGDSYILNGEKMWISLADVADHFLVFASLDRSKKHHGLSAFVLERGMEGFTTGSIKGKMGVRAGNTGWLAFNNVRVPVENRIGEEGEGFKIAMSCIDQGRFTVGAGAVGLIQASLDASVKYCHEREAFGQEIGQFQLVQQKIAHMVAGLEASRLLIMQAAELKNRGIRNTRETSLAKWYACDEALKAADEAIQVHGAYGYSNEYPVERYYRNARGAVIYEGTREIHQLMQASYALGYRVDKPLRCPQPPAQAWEESPELVKA; this is encoded by the coding sequence ATGGATTTCAGGCTAACTGACGAGCAGATCCAGGTTCGCGATATGGTCCGCGAGTTCGCCGAGAGCGAAGTCGCGCCATACATCCAGCAGTGGGAAGCCACGGGTGAGTTCCACCCCGAAGTTTTGCAGAAGATGGGCGAGCTCGGGATTCTGGGCCTGCCGATCCCCGAGCGCTACGGCGGCGGCGGATTTGACTACGTGTCGTTCGCGCTGGCTTGCGAAGAGCTGGAGCGTGTCGATACGTTCCTGCGCGTCATCATGAGCGTTCACGTCGGGCTGAACAGCCTGGCGATGCATCAGTGGGCGACCGAAGAGCAGAAGATGCGCTGGCTCAAGCCGCAGGCCGAGGGCACCAAGTACGCCACGTTCGGCCTGACCGAGCCGGGCGCAGGTTCCGACGCGGGCAACATCGCCTCGACGGCGGTTCGCGACGGCGACTCGTACATCCTCAATGGCGAGAAGATGTGGATTTCGCTGGCCGATGTGGCCGATCACTTCCTCGTCTTCGCCAGCCTCGACCGCTCCAAGAAGCACCACGGCCTGTCGGCGTTCGTTCTCGAGCGCGGCATGGAGGGCTTCACCACCGGATCGATCAAGGGCAAGATGGGCGTCCGCGCCGGTAACACCGGCTGGCTGGCGTTCAACAACGTCCGCGTCCCGGTCGAGAACCGCATCGGCGAAGAGGGCGAAGGCTTCAAGATCGCCATGTCCTGCATCGACCAGGGCCGCTTCACGGTCGGCGCTGGTGCGGTTGGTCTGATTCAGGCCAGCCTCGATGCCAGCGTGAAGTACTGCCACGAGCGCGAGGCGTTCGGGCAGGAGATCGGCCAGTTCCAGCTTGTCCAGCAGAAGATCGCGCACATGGTCGCTGGTCTTGAGGCGTCGCGGCTGCTCATCATGCAGGCCGCCGAGCTGAAGAACCGCGGCATCCGCAACACGCGTGAGACCTCGCTGGCCAAGTGGTACGCCTGCGATGAGGCACTCAAGGCTGCCGACGAGGCGATCCAGGTACACGGCGCTTATGGCTACTCGAACGAGTATCCAGTCGAGCGCTACTACCGCAACGCCCGCGGCGCGGTGATCTACGAAGGCACGCGCGAGATTCACCAGCTGATGCAGGCGTCGTACGCGCTGGGCTATCGCGTTGACAAGCCGCTGCGCTGCCCGCAGCCGCCGGCCCAGGCGTGGGAGGAATCGCCGGAGCTAGTCAAGGCCTGA
- a CDS encoding hemolysin family protein: MRLSREDAIAIERTQRLRAAVLLIEVLTAALAAALFTWVFADLFGTNGLLWGLVAALGLLLVVGRMIPRMLSSEESAGENDAPHKVGRIMAMIFFPIVRPVEWIVSLFSRSKRRRADVDDIDDDTAESNGSQHTQEWDRTDPYPIEEAEQDMISGILHLEEVTARQIMVPRIDIVAVARDTSLSEAVDVAIGAGHSRIPVFGRNMDEILGVIYAKDLLTYVNESHEGITVETRMRPAYFVPESKRVDDLLHELQQQKIHLAVVVDEYGGTAGVVTIEDILEEIVGEIQDEYDRETPPFEVVSDDELVVDGRLTIDDLCDEMDLEWPGPQSGTVGGFIQRQLGRIPARGEQVEVNGVRLTVLHVEHRRVRKVRVERLSEFNDIGVFEHGATAQPIDQA; the protein is encoded by the coding sequence ATCCGGCTCTCGCGCGAAGACGCAATTGCGATCGAGCGCACCCAACGGCTCCGCGCAGCCGTCCTGCTGATCGAGGTCCTGACCGCAGCGCTCGCTGCGGCCCTGTTCACCTGGGTATTTGCCGACCTGTTCGGCACCAACGGGTTGCTGTGGGGGCTGGTCGCCGCCCTCGGGTTGCTGCTCGTCGTCGGGCGCATGATCCCGCGCATGCTGTCGTCCGAGGAATCCGCCGGTGAGAACGACGCGCCCCACAAGGTCGGTCGGATCATGGCGATGATCTTCTTCCCGATCGTCCGTCCGGTCGAGTGGATCGTCAGCCTGTTCAGTCGTTCGAAGCGCCGACGGGCCGATGTCGACGACATTGACGACGACACCGCAGAATCAAACGGCAGCCAGCACACGCAGGAGTGGGACCGCACCGACCCGTACCCGATTGAAGAGGCCGAGCAGGACATGATCTCCGGCATTCTCCACCTTGAGGAGGTGACAGCGCGGCAGATCATGGTGCCTCGGATCGACATCGTGGCTGTGGCGCGCGACACGTCGCTCTCTGAGGCGGTCGATGTCGCGATCGGTGCCGGGCATTCTCGTATCCCCGTTTTCGGGCGAAACATGGACGAGATTCTGGGTGTGATCTATGCGAAGGATTTGCTGACCTACGTCAACGAATCGCACGAGGGCATCACGGTCGAGACACGCATGCGACCGGCCTATTTCGTGCCCGAGTCGAAGCGCGTTGACGACCTGCTTCATGAGCTGCAGCAACAGAAGATCCATCTCGCCGTCGTCGTTGATGAGTACGGCGGCACAGCCGGTGTCGTCACCATCGAGGACATCCTTGAGGAGATTGTCGGCGAGATTCAGGACGAGTACGACCGCGAGACGCCGCCGTTCGAGGTGGTCAGCGACGACGAACTGGTGGTCGATGGCCGGCTGACGATCGACGATCTGTGCGACGAGATGGACCTCGAATGGCCAGGGCCACAGTCCGGCACCGTCGGCGGATTCATCCAGCGCCAGCTCGGGCGCATCCCGGCGCGGGGCGAGCAGGTTGAGGTCAATGGCGTGCGGCTGACGGTGCTGCATGTTGAGCATCGCCGCGTGCGCAAGGTGCGCGTAGAGCGGCTGTCCGAGTTCAACGACATCGGTGTCTTCGAACACGGCGCGACGGCACAGCCGATCGATCAGGCGTGA
- a CDS encoding gamma carbonic anhydrase family protein, translating into MPRPLRPIHGVFPKIADDVFVADNAIITGDVEIGAGSSVWFGVVMRGDNAPIRIGERTNIQDGTIIHVDADAPVSIGNNVTIGHRAIIHGTTIGDGVQVGMGSVILSRSVVERESMVGASALVPEGAVVESGTVVMGVPAKPRRALSETERARVLKAAAHYAELAQEYRALQDAADAD; encoded by the coding sequence TTGCCGAGGCCATTGCGTCCAATTCATGGCGTGTTCCCGAAGATTGCCGATGATGTGTTCGTCGCGGATAACGCGATCATCACCGGCGATGTCGAGATTGGCGCGGGGTCGAGCGTCTGGTTTGGCGTCGTCATGCGCGGCGATAACGCGCCAATCCGGATTGGTGAACGCACGAACATCCAGGACGGCACGATCATTCACGTTGACGCAGACGCGCCGGTTTCGATCGGGAACAATGTGACCATCGGCCACCGCGCGATCATCCATGGCACAACGATTGGTGACGGCGTGCAGGTTGGCATGGGGTCTGTCATTCTGTCGCGATCAGTTGTCGAACGCGAATCCATGGTGGGGGCGAGCGCACTCGTGCCGGAGGGCGCTGTTGTCGAGAGCGGCACGGTTGTCATGGGAGTACCAGCAAAGCCGCGCCGAGCGCTCTCGGAGACTGAACGCGCGCGCGTGCTCAAAGCAGCGGCGCATTACGCCGAGCTGGCCCAGGAGTATCGCGCACTGCAGGACGCGGCCGACGCGGACTGA
- the glmU gene encoding bifunctional UDP-N-acetylglucosamine diphosphorylase/glucosamine-1-phosphate N-acetyltransferase GlmU has translation MDSDGSTSSNDAEVPDSQPPVRSNADVAVVVLTAGRGTRMRSALPKVLHPLIGLPMIEHVVRAAEAIEPGQVILTLGPTSEALRETYAGRVDTAWQPEPLGTGDAARVALPVLNNTIEWVMVIFGDHPIVDAATLAHLIDTTRAEEPILATVAVVLDDPGPYGRYRRDGSRIVGIVEAHEDDQTYDVPIPVNSGMCCIRADWLRDNIDRLTRSPKGEYYLTELVALAAGTEWPRDPVRLVLAEPEVAWGVNDRSELARAERVLRERINRAHMLAGVTIVDPSSTWIDADVQIGQDTRIEPGTMLRGRTVIGSDCRIGPQSVIEDAVIGDRVVVRGSWIEQSEVGSDTDIGPYSHLRPATRIAPHVHIGNFVEMKNAQVGSGTQVGHVSYLGDAEVGERVNIGAGTITCNFDGEKKNRTTIGDDVFVGSDTMLVAPVELGDGSRTGAGSVVTKPVEPGKLVVGIPARPIRRTTRPAEPDAEPGTE, from the coding sequence TTGGACTCAGACGGTAGTACATCCTCCAACGACGCGGAGGTCCCGGATAGTCAGCCGCCAGTTCGCTCGAATGCGGATGTCGCGGTTGTCGTCCTGACCGCCGGGCGTGGGACGCGTATGCGTTCTGCGCTGCCGAAGGTGCTGCATCCTCTCATCGGCCTGCCAATGATCGAGCACGTGGTTCGCGCCGCCGAGGCGATCGAGCCGGGGCAGGTGATCCTGACACTTGGCCCTACTTCGGAAGCGCTCCGCGAAACCTATGCAGGCCGCGTTGACACGGCCTGGCAGCCGGAGCCGCTCGGCACCGGCGACGCCGCTCGTGTCGCTCTCCCTGTCCTCAACAACACGATCGAATGGGTCATGGTCATCTTCGGTGATCATCCGATCGTCGATGCCGCGACCCTGGCGCACCTGATCGACACGACGCGTGCCGAGGAGCCGATCCTCGCGACGGTCGCTGTCGTGCTCGACGATCCCGGTCCGTATGGGCGGTATCGTCGCGATGGCTCGCGCATCGTCGGCATCGTCGAGGCGCACGAGGACGATCAGACCTACGACGTGCCGATCCCGGTCAACAGCGGCATGTGCTGCATTCGGGCCGACTGGCTGCGCGACAACATCGACCGCCTGACCCGCAGTCCGAAGGGCGAGTACTACCTGACCGAGCTTGTCGCGCTGGCGGCTGGCACCGAGTGGCCGCGCGACCCGGTACGGCTGGTGCTGGCCGAGCCGGAAGTCGCCTGGGGCGTCAATGATCGCAGTGAGCTGGCGCGTGCCGAGCGTGTGCTGCGCGAACGGATCAATCGCGCCCACATGCTGGCCGGAGTGACAATTGTCGACCCGTCGAGCACCTGGATCGATGCTGATGTGCAGATCGGGCAGGACACGCGGATCGAGCCGGGGACGATGCTGCGTGGTCGGACGGTCATCGGAAGTGATTGCCGCATCGGGCCGCAATCAGTCATCGAGGATGCGGTCATCGGCGATCGGGTGGTCGTGCGCGGATCGTGGATTGAGCAGTCGGAGGTCGGCAGCGACACCGACATCGGCCCGTACTCGCACCTGCGCCCGGCGACGCGGATTGCACCGCACGTGCATATCGGCAACTTCGTCGAGATGAAGAACGCGCAGGTCGGCTCGGGCACCCAGGTCGGCCATGTCAGCTACCTCGGCGATGCCGAAGTCGGCGAGCGGGTCAACATCGGTGCCGGCACGATCACCTGCAATTTCGATGGCGAGAAGAAGAACCGCACGACGATCGGCGACGACGTCTTCGTCGGCAGTGACACGATGCTGGTTGCGCCAGTCGAGCTGGGCGACGGCAGTCGCACCGGCGCGGGATCGGTCGTGACGAAGCCGGTTGAGCCCGGCAAGCTGGTCGTTGGCATCCCAGCCCGACCAATCAGAAGAACAACCCGCCCGGCGGAACCGGACGCCGAGCCAGGCACAGAGTAA
- a CDS encoding acetyl-CoA C-acetyltransferase, translating into MGRTVILGGARTPFGRMNGALASKTAVELGAVAGTAAIERSGVTNDDIKHIIMGQVLQAGAGMNPARQVGFKIGLDREVTADTINKVCGSGMRAVALADLMIRSGETSVVLAGGMESMSNAPYALDKARSGYRMGDGALLDLMIHDGLTCAVAGVHMGIHGSNVAAENECSREQQDAFALRSHQRAVAAIESGSLGEEIVPVELKDRRGNVTLVERDESPRADTSAEALAKLRPAFDPQGSVTAGNAPGVNDGGAALVVTSEEEAAARGLKPLATIIATGTSAWDVPYLAYVPEMAARNALSKAGLSLEDMSVIEINEAFASVALISSARLGIDANSDLVNPNGGAIALGHPVGASGARLILTMAHELKRRGGGYGLAAICSGLAQGDAMIIKVDA; encoded by the coding sequence ATGGGACGGACTGTCATTCTCGGTGGCGCAAGGACGCCGTTTGGCCGAATGAATGGCGCGCTGGCGAGCAAGACTGCGGTTGAGCTCGGCGCAGTCGCCGGAACAGCGGCAATCGAGCGATCGGGCGTCACCAACGACGACATCAAGCACATCATTATGGGGCAGGTGCTGCAGGCCGGTGCTGGCATGAACCCGGCACGACAGGTCGGCTTCAAGATCGGCCTCGATCGCGAAGTCACCGCCGACACGATCAACAAGGTCTGCGGCAGCGGCATGCGGGCGGTGGCGTTGGCCGACCTGATGATCCGCTCCGGCGAGACGTCGGTCGTGCTGGCCGGTGGCATGGAGAGCATGTCGAACGCACCGTATGCGCTCGACAAGGCCCGCTCCGGCTACCGCATGGGCGACGGCGCGCTTCTCGACCTGATGATCCACGACGGCCTCACCTGCGCGGTTGCCGGCGTGCACATGGGCATCCACGGCTCGAACGTGGCTGCCGAGAACGAGTGCAGCCGCGAGCAGCAGGACGCGTTCGCGCTGCGTAGCCACCAGCGCGCAGTCGCTGCGATCGAGTCCGGCAGCCTCGGTGAGGAGATCGTGCCGGTTGAGCTGAAGGATCGCCGTGGGAACGTGACGCTTGTCGAGCGCGATGAGTCGCCACGCGCCGACACGTCTGCCGAGGCGCTGGCGAAGCTGCGACCGGCGTTCGATCCGCAGGGCTCAGTAACGGCAGGCAACGCGCCGGGCGTGAACGATGGCGGCGCTGCGCTGGTCGTCACCAGCGAAGAGGAAGCCGCTGCCCGAGGGCTGAAGCCGCTGGCCACAATCATCGCGACCGGCACGTCGGCGTGGGATGTCCCCTATCTGGCGTACGTCCCGGAGATGGCGGCGCGCAACGCGCTAAGCAAGGCGGGTCTGTCGCTGGAGGATATGAGCGTCATCGAGATCAACGAGGCGTTTGCCAGCGTCGCGCTCATTTCATCGGCGCGGCTGGGAATCGATGCGAACTCCGATCTGGTCAATCCCAACGGTGGTGCCATCGCACTCGGTCATCCGGTTGGCGCGTCCGGCGCGCGGTTGATCCTGACGATGGCGCATGAGCTGAAGCGACGCGGCGGCGGCTACGGCCTTGCAGCCATCTGCTCCGGCCTGGCCCAGGGCGACGCCATGATCATCAAGGTTGATGCGTAG
- a CDS encoding biotin--[acetyl-CoA-carboxylase] ligase, translating into MSRSLIEHHESLPSTMDRARVLAEQGAPGGTVVVADFQSAGRGTRGRVWQAPPGSCLMFTLVARPCLEPSALSDLPAAVGASIARYLQDALQLDCTVKPPNDIMIGGRKLCGVLCTSKIVGERVEYVLCGIGLNSRMTTEQLPLETATSIRVALGHCPDHETLLDGLLATLGWLVEQASG; encoded by the coding sequence GTGAGCCGTTCGCTGATCGAACACCACGAGTCGCTGCCGTCGACGATGGACCGCGCCCGTGTGCTGGCCGAGCAGGGCGCTCCGGGCGGCACGGTCGTCGTCGCAGACTTTCAGTCGGCCGGACGGGGCACACGCGGTCGCGTCTGGCAAGCGCCGCCAGGCTCGTGCCTGATGTTCACGCTGGTCGCGCGTCCGTGCCTTGAGCCGTCAGCGTTGTCCGATCTGCCGGCAGCCGTGGGTGCGTCGATCGCTCGCTACCTTCAGGATGCGCTGCAACTCGACTGCACAGTCAAGCCGCCGAACGACATCATGATCGGAGGCCGCAAGCTGTGCGGCGTGCTCTGCACGTCGAAGATCGTCGGCGAGCGGGTTGAGTACGTGCTGTGCGGCATCGGGCTGAACTCGCGGATGACGACGGAGCAACTGCCGCTGGAGACGGCAACGAGCATTCGGGTCGCGCTGGGGCACTGCCCGGACCACGAAACGCTGCTCGACGGGCTGCTGGCGACGCTGGGATGGCTGGTGGAGCAGGCGTCTGGCTGA